Proteins from one Elusimicrobiota bacterium genomic window:
- a CDS encoding glycosyltransferase — protein MIPKKIAFVHDWLTGMRGGEKVLEAACELFPDAEIYTLIHRPDRISGLINSKGVHVSWLNSLPGVHRYYRYLLPLMPSAIRGFDLGDCDLVLSFNHCVAKGVPMTRRPGKRRPLHICYCHTPMRYVYDEFHAYFADGSRAWLKRGAGWLRPHLMRWDKKTSRGVDLFIANSENVRQRIQKAYTRDSAVIHPPVDTGFFTPSPPGGGAGPRPYYLSAGALVPYKRVDLAIAACRRLNAPLKIVGVGTEEQRLRRLAAGAPVEFLGWQSGEALRELYRDCEALLFPQNEDFGITPVEAMACGRPVIAYKKGGALETVIEGVTGTLFDAQTPKALADAMQRARQTRFEPAAIRSHALQFDVRHFKSRLAGFVEQAWEKHAQDQAAVEKKVRVLQVLECGGPGGTGNQVAAICNGLDADRFETVLVYSVRPGNEPEQYRATAAGARSAYHVPEMVREISPWNDARAFLRLIRILRKERPDVVHAHSSKAGVLARLAAWLCRVPRIYYSPHGYSFLQTDRSSLARLYYWLLEFFVSAIGEIVAVSPGEAQLARKLSWGKPVHTVCDPYLGPAEPPALRAHEGLVVGACGRLTEARNPEAFIRLAAELCRRGPAVRCVWIGSGELEATARGLVQGLGLAARFEFTGWLKPGEVLERLRGLDVFVHYSRWEGLPNAVLEAMALGLPAVVSDVPGNRDAVQAGVTGFLAKDEAGLRDAVSRLLKDPQLRRCLGQAGRERIRREFTPAKAIALLQGLYRQDPTPG, from the coding sequence TTGATTCCGAAGAAGATCGCCTTCGTCCATGACTGGCTGACCGGGATGCGCGGCGGCGAGAAGGTGCTGGAGGCCGCCTGCGAGCTGTTCCCGGACGCCGAGATCTACACCTTGATCCACCGGCCGGACCGGATCTCCGGGCTCATCAATTCCAAAGGCGTCCACGTCTCCTGGCTGAACTCCTTGCCGGGCGTGCATCGCTATTACCGCTACCTCCTGCCCTTGATGCCTTCGGCCATCCGAGGCTTCGACCTGGGCGATTGCGACCTGGTCTTGTCCTTCAACCATTGCGTGGCCAAGGGCGTGCCCATGACCCGGCGCCCCGGGAAGAGGCGGCCGCTGCATATCTGCTATTGCCACACGCCGATGCGCTACGTCTATGACGAATTCCACGCCTATTTCGCGGACGGCTCCCGGGCCTGGCTGAAGAGGGGCGCCGGCTGGCTGAGGCCGCATCTCATGCGCTGGGACAAGAAGACCAGCCGCGGCGTCGATCTCTTCATCGCCAACAGCGAGAACGTCCGCCAGCGCATCCAGAAGGCCTACACCCGGGATTCCGCCGTCATCCATCCGCCCGTGGACACCGGCTTCTTCACCCCCTCACCTCCGGGCGGCGGCGCGGGTCCGCGGCCCTACTACCTGAGCGCGGGCGCCTTGGTGCCCTACAAACGCGTGGACCTGGCCATTGCCGCTTGCCGAAGGCTGAACGCTCCGCTCAAGATCGTCGGGGTCGGGACCGAGGAGCAGCGGCTAAGACGACTGGCCGCGGGGGCGCCGGTGGAGTTCCTGGGGTGGCAAAGCGGCGAGGCCTTGCGGGAGCTCTACCGGGATTGCGAGGCCCTGCTTTTCCCGCAGAATGAGGATTTCGGCATCACCCCGGTGGAAGCCATGGCCTGCGGCAGGCCCGTGATCGCCTACAAGAAAGGCGGCGCTTTGGAGACCGTGATAGAAGGCGTGACCGGGACTCTTTTCGACGCGCAGACTCCCAAGGCCCTGGCCGACGCCATGCAGCGCGCGCGACAGACGCGCTTTGAACCAGCCGCCATACGCTCCCATGCCCTCCAGTTCGACGTCAGGCATTTCAAATCCCGTCTTGCCGGATTCGTGGAGCAAGCCTGGGAGAAACACGCTCAGGACCAGGCGGCGGTTGAGAAAAAGGTCCGGGTGCTGCAAGTCCTCGAATGCGGCGGGCCCGGCGGCACCGGCAACCAGGTCGCCGCCATCTGCAACGGACTGGATGCAGACCGGTTCGAGACGGTCTTGGTCTATTCCGTGCGGCCCGGCAACGAGCCGGAGCAGTACCGCGCCACGGCCGCCGGAGCGCGGTCCGCCTATCATGTGCCGGAGATGGTCCGCGAGATCTCACCCTGGAATGATGCTCGCGCGTTCCTAAGGCTGATACGCATCCTACGCAAGGAACGCCCGGACGTGGTCCATGCCCATTCCTCGAAAGCCGGGGTCCTGGCGCGCTTGGCGGCCTGGCTGTGCCGGGTGCCCAGGATATACTATTCCCCCCACGGCTACTCCTTCCTGCAGACCGACAGGTCGTCTTTGGCCCGCCTCTATTACTGGCTGCTCGAGTTCTTTGTCTCCGCCATCGGCGAGATCGTGGCCGTCTCACCGGGGGAAGCGCAGCTGGCCCGGAAGCTCTCCTGGGGAAAGCCGGTCCACACGGTCTGCGACCCATATCTGGGCCCCGCCGAGCCGCCTGCCCTCCGGGCCCATGAAGGCCTGGTGGTGGGCGCCTGCGGCCGCCTGACCGAGGCCCGCAATCCGGAAGCCTTCATCCGTCTGGCCGCCGAGCTCTGCCGGCGCGGGCCGGCTGTGCGCTGCGTCTGGATCGGCTCGGGGGAGCTGGAGGCGACGGCGCGCGGTCTCGTCCAGGGACTCGGCCTCGCGGCTCGTTTCGAGTTCACCGGCTGGCTCAAGCCCGGGGAGGTGCTGGAACGGCTGCGCGGGCTGGATGTCTTCGTCCACTACTCCCGCTGGGAGGGGCTGCCCAATGCCGTCTTGGAAGCCATGGCGCTGGGCTTGCCGGCCGTGGTCTCGGACGTGCCCGGCAACCGGGACGCGGTCCAGGCGGGAGTGACGGGCTTCTTGGCCAAGGACGAGGCCGGGCTCCGGGACGCGGTGTCCCGGCTCCTCAAGGACCCGCAGTTGCGGCGCTGCCTCGGGCAAGCGGGCCGGGAGCGCATCCGCCGGGAATTCACGCCCGCCAAGGCCATCGCGCTGCTCCAAGGGTTGTACAGGCAGGATCCGACTCCAGGGTGA
- a CDS encoding O-antigen ligase family protein translates to MTGLKKLMPACSPFSLFVVMVVWGLNLGYPMHHLQGVRWTLFGYFLPAYYILTVLPMAGAAALALAFKRQWTKWELFWWLLPLVCLPGILRSGDPLWSTRQCFSWIVRGLIPGGVIFAVAYRRRADRLLLYWIYPVIIAASLLGLSEIFLDYNPLGTDATVPITQTAQPDNPFYRPDEALRVSRSPLGTQGNRIPYASTLVAFLPLGLWLLRYKRHFFWAHLCAIALLSSILLLAQVRSAWVGMLAAMILMHALGLTRNPRGTIKIMAGILLCLGILMAWPRTQHLLLVRLQSFQLSEESIRQRLAVLQTAKVLQDRWLLGVGFGQFPTACKPYFHSTLPWRGTPDNQYLRWAIENGILSFGLLLAFFAGLVRAGWQKIKLMDDPQEADFYKSLLVGWASIAVTFLFFDGFYWGACNMTFWCFLGLFATCLKPPAEGVPA, encoded by the coding sequence ATGACCGGGCTGAAAAAGCTCATGCCTGCGTGCTCTCCTTTTTCCCTGTTCGTCGTCATGGTGGTATGGGGCTTGAATCTCGGTTACCCCATGCACCACCTACAGGGTGTGCGCTGGACATTGTTCGGTTATTTTCTGCCCGCTTACTACATCCTCACCGTGCTGCCGATGGCGGGAGCCGCGGCATTGGCGCTGGCATTCAAGCGTCAGTGGACCAAATGGGAGTTGTTTTGGTGGCTATTGCCCTTGGTTTGCTTGCCCGGGATTCTGCGCAGCGGCGATCCCTTGTGGTCCACTCGCCAATGCTTCAGCTGGATAGTGCGCGGGCTCATACCCGGCGGCGTGATATTCGCAGTCGCGTATCGAAGAAGAGCGGATCGCCTGCTTCTGTATTGGATCTACCCTGTGATCATCGCCGCCTCTTTGCTGGGATTGTCAGAAATTTTTTTGGACTACAACCCGCTCGGGACGGATGCCACCGTCCCTATAACTCAAACAGCTCAGCCTGACAACCCCTTTTATCGGCCTGATGAAGCACTTCGCGTGTCTCGCAGCCCCCTTGGCACCCAAGGCAACAGGATCCCCTATGCTTCCACTCTCGTCGCCTTCTTGCCGCTAGGACTCTGGCTTTTGAGATATAAGAGGCATTTCTTCTGGGCGCACCTCTGCGCCATAGCCCTGCTATCGTCCATCCTGCTCTTGGCCCAAGTGCGCTCGGCTTGGGTGGGAATGCTGGCGGCCATGATATTGATGCATGCCTTGGGCTTGACTCGAAATCCGAGGGGAACTATCAAGATCATGGCCGGCATATTGCTATGTCTGGGCATTCTTATGGCTTGGCCAAGGACTCAGCATCTGCTTTTGGTTAGGCTCCAGTCCTTTCAACTCTCGGAAGAAAGCATACGGCAGCGTCTCGCGGTCCTCCAGACGGCCAAGGTCTTGCAGGATCGTTGGCTGCTGGGCGTAGGATTCGGACAGTTCCCCACGGCATGCAAACCTTATTTCCACAGCACGCTGCCTTGGAGGGGAACCCCTGACAACCAATATCTGCGATGGGCCATTGAAAATGGGATATTGAGCTTCGGGCTGCTGTTGGCTTTCTTTGCCGGATTGGTCCGCGCCGGATGGCAGAAGATCAAGTTGATGGATGATCCCCAAGAGGCGGATTTCTATAAATCTTTATTGGTCGGCTGGGCGAGCATCGCCGTCACATTCTTGTTCTTCGACGGATTCTACTGGGGCGCGTGCAACATGACCTTCTGGTGCTTCCTCGGCCTGTTCGCAACCTGCCTGAAGCCCCCGGCTGAAGGTGTCCCCGCTTGA
- a CDS encoding nucleoside-diphosphate sugar epimerase/dehydratase, producing the protein MQKRLEPYRRRAIELADAAAFAASYYLAFLLRFDFQMPPEEWPGFLHTVWLVVALRIAALLFFGAYQGLWRYASIADLTTLLKAVGASQIVIMAAVLLLQHAHFPRSVLFIDPLLALILVGLIRFGIRVTREWRYQGDTAELPRMLIFGAGDLGESIVRGIQRNRRRTHHLVGFIDDDSAKWHHRIHGVNILGGRHDLPRVIEKHRVDEVVVAVNHSRGQLIKELMEICKDHGSRKVQFKTVPTIEETLRSDSARHRGIRKIELSDLLQRKSVHTDLNAVGRILKGKTVLVTGAGGTIGAELSRQILHFRPAKLLLLENHNTALFYIDRELAAVNSSTVRLPIVGDVGDEALLENLFSAHKPQVVFHAAAHKHVPLMESNPQEAVKNNTLNTHLLADKAVKHGVERFLYVSTDKAVRPANVMGVSKRLGEMVIRAFAGSPATKFMSVRFGNVLGSSGSAINIFKEQIEHGGPVTVTHPEVTRYFMTTEEAVQLILQACALGGGGEIFVLNMGEPVKVVEVARNLILLSGLEPDRDIKIVFTGLRPGEKLYEELFRDGDIRRDTGHPDIFAALPEEADLAIIRGKIKELGELCCRPDTAPLLEALKQFVPSYKSAPVSRSAK; encoded by the coding sequence ATGCAGAAAAGGCTTGAGCCATACCGGCGCAGAGCCATCGAGCTAGCCGACGCGGCGGCTTTCGCGGCGTCGTACTACCTGGCCTTCCTTCTGCGGTTTGACTTCCAGATGCCCCCCGAGGAATGGCCCGGGTTTCTCCACACGGTATGGCTTGTGGTAGCGCTGCGAATCGCCGCTTTATTGTTTTTCGGCGCATACCAGGGACTCTGGAGATACGCCAGCATCGCCGACCTCACCACGCTGCTGAAAGCGGTAGGGGCCAGCCAGATCGTCATCATGGCTGCGGTGCTCTTGCTGCAGCACGCGCATTTCCCGCGCTCGGTCCTCTTCATAGACCCCCTCCTCGCGCTCATCCTGGTCGGTCTCATCAGGTTCGGCATCCGAGTCACCCGCGAGTGGCGCTACCAAGGCGACACGGCGGAGTTGCCGCGCATGCTCATATTCGGGGCCGGCGACCTCGGAGAGAGCATCGTGCGCGGCATCCAGCGGAACAGACGAAGGACTCACCACCTCGTCGGTTTCATAGACGATGACAGCGCCAAATGGCATCACCGCATTCATGGCGTGAACATACTCGGCGGCCGGCACGACCTGCCGCGCGTCATCGAGAAGCACCGGGTGGACGAGGTCGTTGTGGCCGTGAACCACTCGCGCGGCCAGCTCATCAAGGAACTCATGGAGATATGCAAAGACCATGGGAGCCGGAAGGTGCAGTTCAAGACAGTCCCCACCATCGAAGAGACCCTGCGGTCCGATTCGGCGCGCCATCGCGGCATCCGCAAGATAGAACTTTCGGACCTGCTGCAACGCAAGTCGGTGCACACGGACCTGAACGCGGTCGGAAGGATACTGAAGGGAAAGACCGTGCTGGTGACAGGCGCGGGCGGGACCATCGGCGCGGAACTCTCCCGCCAGATACTGCATTTTAGGCCGGCGAAGCTGCTGCTTCTGGAGAATCACAACACCGCCCTGTTCTACATCGACCGCGAGCTCGCGGCCGTGAACTCTTCGACCGTGCGCCTGCCCATCGTAGGCGACGTGGGCGACGAAGCGTTGTTGGAGAACCTGTTTTCAGCGCACAAACCGCAGGTGGTGTTCCATGCCGCGGCACATAAACACGTGCCGCTCATGGAATCGAACCCCCAAGAAGCCGTAAAAAACAACACTCTCAATACACACCTGCTGGCCGATAAAGCGGTCAAGCACGGTGTGGAGCGCTTTCTGTACGTCTCCACGGACAAGGCGGTAAGACCGGCCAACGTGATGGGCGTTTCCAAGCGCCTGGGCGAGATGGTCATCCGCGCTTTCGCGGGAAGCCCCGCCACCAAATTCATGTCAGTGCGCTTCGGCAACGTGCTGGGCAGTTCCGGCAGCGCCATCAATATCTTCAAGGAACAGATCGAGCATGGCGGCCCAGTGACCGTCACGCACCCGGAAGTGACGCGGTACTTCATGACCACCGAGGAAGCGGTCCAGCTCATCTTGCAGGCCTGCGCCTTGGGCGGCGGTGGTGAGATATTCGTGCTGAACATGGGCGAACCCGTGAAGGTCGTGGAGGTCGCGCGCAACCTCATCCTCCTCTCAGGTCTAGAACCGGACCGCGACATCAAGATTGTGTTCACCGGCCTGCGCCCGGGGGAGAAACTCTACGAGGAACTCTTCCGCGACGGCGACATCCGCAGGGACACCGGCCATCCCGACATCTTCGCCGCCCTCCCCGAGGAAGCGGACCTGGCGATCATACGCGGGAAAATCAAGGAACTCGGAGAACTCTGCTGCCGGCCCGACACGGCTCCGCTTTTGGAGGCACTAAAACAGTTCGTGCCCTCTTACAAATCCGCCCCAGTTTCGCGTAGCGCGAAATGA
- a CDS encoding glycosyltransferase: MPRILFVSTSTTIGGAEKTLFTLATRLDAERFQVAGVVGLKAPGHYAQRLAAQGVATRSLGLVGWPSLRDADALARIIRETRPDLVQAIMYQAIQLCRFVKRRAKAPFKLVSSPRVNYRTRSSWSLLVDRWLRGADDLLIAESEASRDFLTRRLGYAADRVKTVHNGVELPEAPSEAERKRARLQLGLREDETLLLAMGRLDDQKGHGVLIDAVAGLKDSRKPRCAIIGDGPLRDRLLAQVERLGLHRLVQLPGERGDVRSWLCASDIFVLPSLWEGLPNALLEAMALGLPVAASRVDGVPEAVTDGQDGLLVAPGDPRALAKALVSLMDDPGLRRRLGQAARTRVAESFTLPAMLAGYEAAYRDVLT; this comes from the coding sequence ATGCCTAGGATACTCTTCGTCTCGACTTCGACCACCATAGGCGGGGCCGAGAAGACCCTGTTCACCTTGGCCACCCGGCTCGACGCCGAGCGGTTCCAGGTGGCCGGCGTGGTCGGCCTCAAGGCTCCCGGCCATTACGCCCAACGCCTGGCGGCGCAGGGGGTCGCGACCCGCAGCCTGGGCCTGGTCGGCTGGCCCTCGCTGCGCGACGCCGACGCCCTGGCGCGGATCATCCGGGAGACCCGGCCCGACCTGGTGCAGGCCATCATGTACCAGGCCATCCAGCTCTGCCGCTTCGTCAAGCGGCGCGCCAAGGCGCCCTTCAAGCTGGTGAGCTCCCCGAGGGTCAACTACCGCACCCGGTCCTCCTGGTCTTTGCTCGTGGACCGCTGGCTCCGGGGCGCCGACGACCTGCTCATCGCCGAGTCCGAGGCTTCCCGCGATTTCCTCACCCGCAGGCTGGGCTACGCCGCGGACCGGGTCAAGACCGTGCACAACGGAGTCGAGCTCCCCGAGGCCCCGTCCGAGGCCGAGCGCAAGCGCGCCCGCCTGCAGCTGGGCCTGCGCGAGGACGAGACGCTCCTGCTGGCCATGGGCCGGCTCGACGATCAGAAAGGCCACGGCGTGCTCATCGACGCCGTGGCCGGGCTCAAGGACTCCCGCAAGCCGCGCTGCGCCATCATCGGCGACGGCCCGCTGCGCGACAGGCTGCTGGCCCAGGTCGAGCGCCTGGGCCTGCACCGGCTCGTGCAGCTGCCCGGCGAACGCGGCGACGTCCGCTCCTGGCTCTGCGCCAGCGACATCTTCGTGCTGCCCTCGCTTTGGGAGGGGCTGCCCAACGCCCTGCTGGAGGCCATGGCCCTGGGCCTGCCGGTGGCGGCTTCCCGCGTGGACGGGGTCCCCGAGGCGGTCACTGACGGGCAGGACGGGCTGCTGGTGGCGCCCGGCGACCCTAGGGCCTTGGCCAAGGCCCTGGTCTCGCTCATGGACGACCCGGGACTGCGCCGCCGCTTGGGCCAGGCCGCGCGGACCCGCGTGGCCGAAAGCTTCACCCTGCCCGCCATGCTCGCCGGCTATGAGGCCGCATACCGGGATGTCCTGACCTAG
- a CDS encoding LmeA family phospholipid-binding protein, whose amino-acid sequence MMHKWSFFSYFLPIYYLALKALARPESRRQVLAAAGVSLAIFMPWYAVHLPIIIPRLFQASADFAVPFWRGTAVLNYLGQMADGLGPLFLVLSLVGICVPQKRRDWDRRWVLAAWFISSYVFWTIVPNRQLRYLLPGLPALAVAGIGAWPWPRAVVWGLAAVQFFTMLNFTSGWLRPISIPVPMRSVTLFPSQPPSRDDWKIGEILSEAEARADPSRPIADVTLVANDTFFNCVNFNWLTKLRELAHVQIRGVNSRLCEFSQFLVLKDGYLGPPSVIGPLPKASETVKDPQGWFGRFYEPVRRWPLPDGSTAVLYEQRHLARPPFPGRRFVSRHYADGAFAAEDLVVELGAWDAQRGVYRRAKVSAREVHLRGLRLNDLRLEMEGLLFVPVSTGSLNALGELRFLKMDTLRIEKLRVDGAALRAFLENRVPGLRISELDLDKTLKLRGAFRGFPLSAEIAAEILGSSAIQIGLREVRLGAAPVPGFLLRPLRSFTQPFVPTRDMPFSIRVAGLTVAGGWLSVP is encoded by the coding sequence ATGATGCACAAGTGGAGCTTCTTCAGCTATTTCCTGCCGATCTACTACCTCGCCCTCAAGGCTCTGGCCCGGCCGGAGAGCCGCCGCCAGGTCCTGGCCGCCGCCGGGGTCTCCTTGGCGATCTTCATGCCCTGGTATGCGGTCCATCTACCCATCATAATCCCGCGGCTGTTCCAGGCTTCGGCTGATTTCGCGGTCCCATTCTGGCGCGGGACCGCGGTGCTCAACTATCTTGGGCAGATGGCGGACGGCTTGGGGCCGCTGTTCCTCGTCCTCTCCTTGGTCGGGATCTGCGTCCCTCAGAAACGGCGGGACTGGGACCGCCGCTGGGTGCTGGCGGCCTGGTTCATATCGTCGTATGTATTCTGGACGATCGTGCCGAACCGGCAGCTGCGCTACCTGCTGCCCGGTCTGCCGGCCTTGGCCGTGGCGGGCATCGGCGCCTGGCCGTGGCCCAGGGCCGTGGTGTGGGGCCTGGCCGCGGTGCAGTTCTTCACCATGCTCAACTTCACTTCCGGCTGGCTGCGGCCGATCTCCATCCCCGTGCCCATGCGCAGCGTGACGCTGTTCCCCAGCCAGCCCCCGTCGCGAGACGACTGGAAGATCGGGGAGATCCTTTCGGAAGCCGAGGCGCGCGCCGACCCGAGCCGGCCCATCGCCGATGTCACCTTGGTCGCCAACGACACCTTCTTCAATTGCGTGAACTTCAACTGGCTGACCAAGCTCCGCGAGCTTGCGCACGTGCAGATCCGCGGGGTCAACAGCCGGCTGTGCGAATTCTCCCAGTTCCTGGTGCTCAAAGACGGCTACCTGGGGCCCCCGAGCGTCATCGGCCCTCTGCCGAAAGCGTCCGAGACCGTCAAGGACCCCCAGGGCTGGTTCGGGCGGTTCTATGAGCCGGTCCGCCGCTGGCCGCTGCCCGACGGATCGACGGCGGTGCTCTACGAGCAGAGGCACCTGGCGCGGCCGCCCTTCCCGGGCCGGAGGTTCGTATCCCGGCACTACGCCGACGGGGCGTTCGCGGCCGAGGACCTGGTCGTCGAGCTCGGGGCTTGGGACGCGCAGCGCGGCGTCTACCGGCGGGCCAAGGTCTCGGCCCGCGAGGTGCACTTGCGCGGCCTGCGCCTCAACGACCTGCGCTTGGAGATGGAAGGACTGCTTTTCGTGCCCGTCTCCACAGGCAGCCTGAACGCTTTGGGGGAGCTGCGCTTCCTCAAGATGGACACCTTGCGCATCGAGAAGCTCCGAGTCGATGGCGCCGCGCTGCGGGCTTTCCTGGAGAACCGCGTCCCGGGCCTGCGCATCTCGGAGTTGGACCTGGATAAGACCCTGAAGCTGCGCGGGGCTTTCCGGGGCTTCCCGCTCTCCGCGGAAATCGCCGCGGAGATCCTCGGCTCGTCCGCCATCCAGATCGGCCTTCGGGAGGTCCGGCTCGGAGCCGCGCCGGTGCCCGGATTCCTGCTGCGGCCTTTGCGCAGCTTCACGCAGCCTTTTGTGCCCACCCGGGATATGCCTTTCTCCATCCGGGTCGCGGGGCTCACCGTCGCAGGCGGCTGGTTGTCGGTCCCCTGA
- a CDS encoding sugar transferase yields the protein MAIPAPHAVAPPPDRRPASSIRLPLWLRHGSRTALHLALDAAAVAAAYRLAYLWRFRSERWVAAFPIPGRVPGWELYGQMLYAVVPLWLMIFWYSARLYDAPWISGADRFLKIVKGCLLATVATMAATYVYSRLEYSRMMLAMVLPLSAGLVCLSQALVLWVDGWVSRREAALPALLVGKGAVAKIVKERIRDRHPGAEILELPELPPKAELERLLAGRPFYELILFNSSLAHGRILEAAELCDAHGIAFKMLPDLLELRLGEVQMDHSLGLPAYRIQHASLTAANFAAKRAFDLFFCLLVFLVAGLPWLLAALLIRLDSKGPALYKQKRYGYKSRIFYAYKFRTMVQDAESRVAAVKAAHGPQGAFFKAKDDPRITLVGKWLRRFSLDEFPQFINVLKGEMSVVGPRPLALTTGEVEALQRDFGETAKKRMNALPGITGLWQVSGRSDVASDQRFALDMFYIEHWSLGLDLEIILKTIPAMIMAKGAY from the coding sequence ATGGCGATTCCAGCGCCGCACGCTGTGGCTCCGCCCCCCGATCGCCGGCCGGCAAGCTCGATCCGCTTGCCGCTGTGGCTGCGCCACGGGTCGCGCACGGCCCTCCACCTGGCCCTGGACGCGGCGGCCGTGGCCGCCGCTTACCGCTTGGCGTATCTCTGGCGCTTCCGATCGGAGAGATGGGTCGCAGCTTTCCCCATCCCCGGGCGCGTGCCGGGCTGGGAGCTTTACGGCCAGATGCTCTACGCCGTAGTCCCGTTGTGGCTCATGATCTTCTGGTACTCCGCGCGGCTCTACGACGCCCCCTGGATCAGCGGCGCTGACCGATTCCTCAAGATCGTCAAGGGCTGCCTCCTGGCCACCGTGGCCACCATGGCGGCCACCTACGTCTACTCGCGGCTGGAGTACTCGCGGATGATGCTCGCCATGGTCCTGCCGCTCTCCGCGGGCCTGGTCTGCCTGAGCCAGGCCCTGGTGCTGTGGGTGGACGGCTGGGTCTCCCGGCGCGAGGCCGCTTTGCCCGCGCTCCTGGTGGGGAAGGGGGCCGTGGCGAAGATCGTCAAGGAGCGCATCCGCGACCGCCACCCGGGAGCCGAAATCCTGGAGCTTCCCGAACTGCCCCCAAAAGCCGAGCTGGAACGCCTCCTGGCCGGGCGCCCCTTCTACGAGCTCATCTTGTTCAATTCCTCCTTGGCCCACGGCCGCATCCTCGAGGCGGCCGAGCTCTGCGACGCGCACGGGATCGCCTTCAAGATGCTCCCGGACCTCCTGGAGCTGCGCCTGGGCGAAGTGCAGATGGACCACAGCCTGGGGCTTCCGGCCTACCGCATCCAGCACGCCTCCCTGACCGCGGCCAACTTCGCGGCCAAGCGCGCCTTCGACCTGTTCTTCTGTCTCCTGGTCTTCTTGGTCGCGGGCCTGCCCTGGCTGCTGGCGGCCCTGCTCATCCGCTTGGATTCCAAGGGACCGGCGCTCTACAAGCAGAAGCGCTACGGCTACAAGAGCCGGATCTTCTACGCCTACAAGTTCCGCACCATGGTCCAGGACGCGGAATCAAGGGTCGCCGCGGTCAAGGCCGCCCATGGTCCGCAAGGCGCCTTCTTCAAGGCCAAGGACGACCCGCGCATCACGCTCGTCGGCAAGTGGCTGCGGCGCTTCTCCTTGGACGAGTTCCCGCAGTTCATCAACGTGCTCAAAGGCGAGATGAGCGTGGTCGGCCCCCGGCCTTTGGCCTTGACCACGGGCGAGGTGGAGGCGCTTCAGCGGGACTTCGGCGAGACCGCGAAGAAGCGCATGAACGCCCTGCCCGGCATCACCGGGCTTTGGCAGGTCTCGGGGCGTTCCGACGTGGCCAGCGACCAGCGCTTCGCCCTGGACATGTTCTACATCGAGCATTGGTCTTTGGGCCTGGACCTGGAGATCATCCTCAAGACGATCCCGGCCATGATCATGGCCAAGGGGGCCTATTGA
- a CDS encoding DegT/DnrJ/EryC1/StrS family aminotransferase: MKQTTTNPIPLLSLKAQHERLAPELRQAVLKVVDSGTFIMGPEVKQFETEFAAALGARHAVGVSNGTDALHVALEAVGVGPGDEVLVPSFTFIATATAVSALGAAPVFVDIDPVTMTMNPAAAAAAAGPKTKAMIPVHLFGYPADMDELCALAAEKGLKVVEDCAQAHLTTYKGRTVGTIGEAGAFSFYPSKNLGAAGDAGAVTVGDPDLAEAVRQLRNCGRETGGAAYRHVRVGQNCRLDELQAAVLRVKLKYLAEWTAKRRAVALRYIQNLQGLPIFLPDPGRTGTAHTFHLFVVRCDRRDELAKHLTARGIGNGVYYPIPVHRQPAYQEVLIRPTALPHTEEACRTALALPMYPELEPAAVDAVCQAVKDFFKGT; the protein is encoded by the coding sequence TTGAAACAGACGACCACGAATCCGATCCCGCTGTTGAGCCTCAAGGCCCAGCACGAGCGCTTGGCGCCCGAGCTGCGCCAAGCGGTGCTGAAGGTGGTGGACTCCGGGACCTTCATCATGGGTCCGGAGGTCAAGCAGTTCGAGACCGAGTTCGCCGCGGCCCTGGGCGCCCGCCACGCCGTGGGCGTATCCAACGGCACCGACGCCCTGCACGTGGCCCTGGAAGCCGTGGGCGTGGGGCCGGGCGACGAGGTGCTCGTCCCCTCCTTCACCTTCATCGCCACGGCCACCGCGGTCTCGGCCCTGGGCGCCGCTCCCGTCTTCGTGGACATCGACCCGGTCACCATGACCATGAACCCCGCCGCCGCCGCCGCCGCCGCGGGCCCCAAGACCAAGGCCATGATCCCCGTGCACCTCTTCGGCTATCCGGCGGATATGGACGAGCTTTGCGCCCTGGCGGCGGAGAAGGGCCTCAAAGTCGTGGAGGACTGCGCCCAGGCGCACTTGACCACCTACAAGGGGCGCACGGTCGGGACCATCGGGGAGGCGGGGGCCTTCAGCTTCTACCCTTCCAAGAACCTGGGCGCGGCCGGCGACGCCGGCGCGGTGACGGTGGGAGACCCCGACCTGGCCGAAGCCGTGCGCCAGCTGCGCAACTGCGGCCGCGAGACGGGCGGGGCGGCCTACCGCCACGTCCGGGTGGGGCAGAACTGCCGCCTCGACGAGCTGCAGGCCGCGGTCCTGCGCGTGAAGCTCAAGTACCTGGCGGAGTGGACCGCCAAGCGCCGGGCCGTGGCCCTGCGCTACATCCAGAACCTCCAGGGCCTGCCCATCTTCCTGCCCGATCCGGGCCGGACCGGCACCGCGCACACCTTCCACCTCTTCGTGGTGCGCTGCGACCGGCGCGACGAGCTGGCCAAGCACCTGACCGCGCGCGGCATCGGCAACGGCGTCTACTACCCGATCCCGGTCCACCGCCAGCCCGCTTACCAAGAGGTCCTGATCCGTCCCACGGCCCTGCCCCACACCGAGGAGGCCTGCCGCACGGCGCTGGCCCTGCCCATGTATCCGGAGTTGGAGCCGGCGGCCGTGGACGCCGTGTGCCAGGCCGTCAAGGACTTCTTCAAGGGGACCTGA